From the genome of bacterium, one region includes:
- a CDS encoding MFS transporter, translating to MTESNKKIINSWCLYDWANSAFATTIMAAVLPIFFKKIGLFSVTAEHSGLATAMWGYTSAAAMIVVAVLSLILGPVADFLPRKKHFLGLFLFVGVSATFLLGTTGSGDWMFIAILFIFGSVGFTGSEIFYDSLLPHIAPKGRINRISTKGYAAGYLGGGILLLINVIMIAKMPQQTIGNGNLTVPLLAMRLSFVSVAVWWALFSIPLFRNVPEPALQNPVILQTNILKIAGSRLKRTFTEIKQYRQIFRFLIAFWIYNDGIGTIIKMATAYGDEIGISTLDMVGALLATQVIGIPFTLIFGKIADKIGTRRSILITLAVYAGICIGAFYMHTALHFWILASGVGIVQGGAQALSRSMFASMIPLKKSSEFFTFYHISGKFAGIAGPALFGLISQITGSGRTGILSLILFFIAGGAVLLTVKEE from the coding sequence ATGACTGAATCAAATAAAAAAATAATCAACTCCTGGTGTTTATACGACTGGGCGAACTCTGCATTTGCTACAACAATAATGGCTGCCGTACTTCCGATATTTTTTAAAAAGATAGGGCTGTTTTCAGTTACAGCAGAACATAGCGGGCTTGCAACTGCAATGTGGGGATACACAAGTGCAGCAGCAATGATTGTTGTAGCTGTTCTTTCACTGATTTTAGGGCCTGTAGCGGACTTTCTTCCCAGAAAAAAACATTTTCTCGGATTATTTCTGTTTGTCGGAGTTTCGGCAACATTCCTTCTCGGTACAACAGGTTCGGGTGACTGGATGTTTATAGCCATACTATTCATTTTCGGAAGTGTCGGATTTACAGGCAGTGAAATTTTTTACGACTCCCTTCTTCCCCACATTGCACCCAAAGGCCGGATAAACCGTATTTCAACAAAGGGATACGCTGCAGGATATCTCGGAGGAGGCATTCTTCTCCTCATCAATGTGATAATGATTGCAAAAATGCCTCAACAGACAATCGGAAACGGAAACCTGACTGTTCCACTTCTTGCAATGAGGCTCTCATTTGTAAGTGTTGCAGTATGGTGGGCACTCTTTTCTATACCGCTGTTCAGAAACGTTCCTGAACCTGCTCTGCAAAATCCTGTAATTTTACAAACAAATATTCTGAAGATTGCAGGTTCAAGGCTTAAACGGACATTTACCGAAATAAAACAGTACCGCCAGATTTTCAGATTTTTAATTGCCTTCTGGATTTACAATGACGGCATAGGAACTATTATAAAGATGGCTACTGCGTACGGAGATGAAATAGGAATTAGTACTCTCGACATGGTGGGAGCTCTGCTTGCAACTCAGGTAATCGGCATTCCATTTACACTGATCTTCGGGAAAATAGCTGATAAAATCGGAACCAGACGTTCCATACTTATCACCCTTGCAGTCTATGCAGGGATATGCATAGGAGCATTCTACATGCATACAGCACTGCACTTCTGGATTCTCGCATCAGGAGTAGGTATTGTACAGGGAGGTGCTCAGGCCTTAAGCAGATCCATGTTCGCTTCAATGATTCCACTGAAGAAATCTTCTGAATTTTTCACATTCTACCACATCAGCGGGAAATTTGCAGGTATTGCCGGGCCTGCTCTCTTTGGTTTAATCAGCCAGATTACCGGCTCGGGCAGAACTGGCATTCTCTCTTTGATTCTGTTTTTTATTGCAGGAGGAGCAGTGCTGCTTACAGTAAAAGAGGAGTAA
- a CDS encoding alpha/beta fold hydrolase has protein sequence MSIDYTQSYTIYKGSVGCVLIHGFTGTPWTYSDLTPELVNNNISVAVPLLPGHGSKPEDLQNIRWEDWYESAFNAFESLKNRCDRIFIIGHSVGGAIALLIAARNDVNGVVSMSTPIKFDSPAVKLLPLLKPFVHCIKKPLSNFSRIREAGYDCYPTGGILECIKLFKILGKELGKVICPALFIHANHDKRVSSENLKVLMEKISSSEKYCLVFENSFHMITKSPDKEIISKRIIEFISRN, from the coding sequence GTGTCTATAGATTATACACAGTCATATACTATTTATAAAGGTAGTGTTGGGTGTGTTCTTATCCATGGTTTTACAGGAACTCCATGGACATATTCAGACTTAACACCTGAGCTTGTTAATAACAATATAAGTGTCGCAGTACCTCTTCTTCCGGGCCATGGATCAAAACCGGAAGATCTTCAAAATATCAGGTGGGAGGATTGGTATGAGAGTGCTTTTAATGCATTCGAATCTTTAAAAAATAGATGTGATCGGATTTTTATTATTGGTCATTCTGTCGGAGGTGCAATAGCTTTGTTAATCGCAGCACGGAATGATGTAAACGGTGTGGTTTCAATGTCAACACCAATAAAATTCGATTCACCTGCTGTGAAATTATTACCCTTGCTGAAACCATTTGTCCATTGTATAAAGAAACCCCTGTCGAATTTCTCAAGAATCAGGGAAGCAGGATATGATTGTTACCCTACAGGAGGGATTTTGGAATGTATCAAGCTTTTTAAAATACTTGGCAAAGAGCTTGGTAAGGTAATATGCCCTGCGCTTTTCATTCATGCAAATCATGACAAACGGGTAAGTTCAGAAAACCTTAAGGTGTTAATGGAAAAAATTAGTTCTTCTGAAAAATATTGTCTTGTTTTTGAGAATTCATTTCATATGATTACAAAAAGCCCGGATAAAGAGATAATATCAAAACGAATTATTGAATTTATTTCCAGGAATTGA
- a CDS encoding RNA polymerase sigma factor RpoD/SigA, translated as MTRKHKSRANQSLDRYLQEIGEVALLTPDQEIELAKRIKNNDQRALEKLTQANLRFVVSVAKQYQNQGLSLGDLINEGNLGLIKAAKRFDETRGFKFISYAVWWIRQSILQALAEQSRVVRLPLNRVGALNKIGKAFSNLEQEFEREPNANEIADELEMTPYEVSDTLKISGKHLSLDAPFNQGDDNRLLDVIEDDHQPPPDDMLIDESLKIEVKRALKTLSDREAEVIRLYFGLEREHPLTLEEIGEQFNLTRERVRQIKEKAIRRLRHTSRSRMLRSYLG; from the coding sequence ATGACCAGAAAACATAAATCTCGTGCAAATCAATCTCTTGACAGATACCTTCAGGAGATTGGCGAAGTCGCGCTTCTTACACCTGACCAAGAGATTGAACTGGCAAAGAGAATTAAAAATAATGATCAGAGAGCACTTGAAAAATTAACCCAGGCAAACCTGCGTTTTGTAGTAAGTGTTGCAAAACAATATCAAAATCAGGGGTTATCCCTTGGTGATCTGATTAATGAAGGCAACCTTGGCCTTATTAAAGCTGCAAAAAGATTTGATGAAACGAGAGGTTTTAAATTTATATCATATGCAGTGTGGTGGATCCGCCAGTCAATTCTTCAGGCCCTTGCAGAGCAGTCACGAGTTGTAAGGCTGCCTCTTAACAGGGTCGGAGCGTTAAACAAGATCGGAAAAGCGTTCAGTAATCTTGAACAGGAGTTCGAGAGAGAGCCGAATGCAAACGAGATTGCAGATGAACTTGAGATGACGCCTTATGAAGTTTCTGATACTCTGAAAATTTCAGGCAAACATCTGTCCCTTGATGCGCCGTTTAATCAGGGAGATGATAACCGGCTTCTTGACGTAATTGAGGATGATCATCAGCCGCCTCCTGATGACATGCTTATTGATGAATCTCTTAAGATAGAAGTCAAGCGTGCTCTTAAGACATTATCAGACAGAGAAGCAGAGGTTATAAGATTGTATTTTGGCCTTGAAAGAGAACACCCGTTGACTCTTGAAGAGATAGGAGAACAATTTAACTTAACCCGTGAAAGAGTCAGGCAAATTAAAGAAAAAGCCATCAGGAGGCTCAGGCATACATCAAGAAGCCGTATGTTGAGGAGCTATTTAGGTTAA
- a CDS encoding M23 family metallopeptidase, translating to MLGERVRFMYLTRDGSDIKQISLSWRKFVLFVFLFALIVGGITAATLSLATRLYQNYRISYLENDREQLQTELLKVKEKVLVLRNQIVGIEKQGDELRNVANLKPIDNDVRQVGVGYTAYSEALSMNYSVDQIHRTAAEVKFDLEKLERTVRLEKSSMSEIAARLRDLSNRRNHLPSIEPILGGPIISPFGWRIDPFTQRNAFHEGIDIAMPKGTKILATADGIVSYVRSTFSPHKGYGMYVIIDHGFGYKTRYAHCSKILVKPGQKVKRWQVIAEVGKTGRAEGYHLHYEVMVNDKKVDPEDFILG from the coding sequence ATGCTCGGAGAAAGAGTTCGGTTTATGTATTTAACGAGGGATGGATCGGATATTAAACAGATCAGTCTCAGTTGGAGAAAATTTGTTTTATTTGTTTTTTTGTTTGCATTAATTGTTGGTGGTATTACAGCAGCAACACTTAGTTTGGCAACCCGTTTATACCAGAATTACCGTATTTCCTATTTGGAGAATGACAGAGAACAGCTCCAGACGGAATTGTTGAAGGTAAAAGAAAAGGTTCTGGTTTTAAGAAACCAAATTGTAGGTATTGAAAAACAGGGTGATGAGCTTCGAAATGTAGCAAACCTTAAACCCATTGATAATGATGTGCGTCAGGTTGGTGTCGGTTATACTGCATATAGTGAAGCTTTGAGTATGAACTACAGTGTGGATCAGATTCACAGAACTGCTGCTGAAGTAAAGTTTGATCTGGAGAAACTGGAACGTACTGTACGGCTTGAAAAAAGCAGTATGTCTGAAATTGCTGCAAGGCTTAGAGATTTAAGTAACCGAAGGAATCATCTCCCTTCCATCGAGCCTATTCTTGGCGGCCCAATTATCAGCCCCTTCGGCTGGCGGATTGATCCCTTTACCCAGAGAAATGCATTCCATGAAGGTATTGATATTGCAATGCCCAAGGGAACAAAGATTCTTGCTACTGCAGATGGTATTGTTTCTTATGTAAGATCAACTTTCTCTCCTCATAAGGGTTATGGAATGTATGTAATTATTGATCATGGGTTCGGTTATAAGACCAGATATGCCCATTGTTCAAAGATATTGGTTAAACCAGGCCAAAAAGTAAAGAGGTGGCAGGTTATTGCAGAAGTAGGCAAAACAGGGAGAGCAGAGGGGTACCACCTGCATTATGAAGTTATGGTTAATGACAAAAAAGTAGATCCGGAAGATTTTATTTTGGGTTGA
- a CDS encoding insulinase family protein: MGKIRALVTAFLFLSILLSGCRKSGSPDLIKLNNGFTTITQVIPGRKIATVLLAVRAGSIYENENINGISLLISKILFRESEKYKNIKKEIDAFGGRYYSTTRQDFTIYSITLQSDYVDEALTIFRDALINPVITDSIVTVCKKEMLSELESDEKNPRFVLMREFLNKAFTVHPYKLYPKGTQFSINKLSYADVRNYFTSLYTPSNMTLVIVGDFHLKSILQKCRNNFENFERKPVMQFSYDQEPVQRKPREAVIRSKAAQGAAVVSVGWHSPGIRSRDTYAMDILLQTLGVGISSRLNCQLTEEMPDVFWTWGSYVTSREPGCFVLNAVCSISVAQKVKTKILKEVEVVRRDSITPRELEKAKMYFIAEAAYDLESTLDSAYSLAFWSINKDFNFAETYLPNIKKVTIEDVKRVAQKYLKPDSYTSVVLYPEK, translated from the coding sequence GTGGGAAAAATCAGAGCACTTGTTACAGCATTTTTATTTTTGAGTATCTTGTTGTCAGGATGCAGGAAAAGCGGAAGTCCTGACCTGATTAAATTGAATAACGGGTTTACTACTATTACTCAGGTCATACCCGGAAGAAAAATAGCTACTGTTCTTCTTGCTGTAAGGGCCGGATCAATATATGAGAACGAGAATATTAACGGAATTTCTCTGCTTATCAGTAAAATTTTATTCAGAGAAAGTGAAAAGTATAAAAATATAAAAAAAGAAATAGATGCTTTTGGCGGAAGATACTATTCCACAACGAGGCAGGATTTTACTATCTATTCTATAACATTACAGAGTGATTATGTTGATGAGGCTCTAACAATATTCAGAGACGCATTAATCAATCCTGTAATTACAGATTCAATAGTCACTGTATGTAAAAAAGAGATGCTTTCAGAACTTGAAAGTGATGAAAAGAACCCAAGGTTTGTTTTAATGAGGGAGTTTTTGAATAAAGCTTTTACAGTACATCCTTACAAGTTGTATCCAAAAGGTACACAATTCAGCATTAATAAACTGTCTTATGCGGATGTAAGAAACTATTTTACTTCACTCTACACTCCTTCCAATATGACACTTGTGATTGTAGGAGATTTTCACCTTAAATCAATTCTTCAAAAGTGCCGGAATAATTTTGAAAATTTTGAGCGAAAGCCTGTGATGCAATTTTCCTATGATCAGGAGCCGGTGCAGAGAAAGCCGAGAGAAGCAGTTATTAGAAGTAAAGCGGCACAGGGAGCTGCTGTTGTGTCTGTGGGGTGGCATTCTCCCGGCATAAGAAGCAGAGATACTTATGCAATGGATATTCTGCTGCAGACTCTCGGTGTGGGAATAAGTTCCAGATTAAACTGCCAGCTCACAGAGGAAATGCCGGATGTTTTCTGGACCTGGGGATCGTATGTTACGTCTAGAGAACCCGGGTGTTTTGTTCTTAATGCTGTCTGTTCCATATCTGTAGCACAAAAGGTAAAAACAAAAATTTTAAAAGAAGTTGAAGTTGTAAGAAGAGATTCAATCACTCCGAGGGAGCTTGAAAAAGCTAAAATGTATTTTATTGCAGAGGCTGCTTATGATCTTGAGAGCACTCTGGATTCTGCATATTCACTTGCCTTCTGGTCGATAAATAAGGACTTTAATTTTGCAGAAACGTATTTACCGAATATTAAAAAGGTAACAATAGAAGATGTAAAAAGAGTTGCACAAAAGTATCTAAAACCTGATTCGTATACATCAGTTGTCCTGTACCCTGAAAAGTAG
- a CDS encoding insulinase family protein, giving the protein MKRFYVKIFTIIFLALLSISCGKNEKIERIKLKNGMRVVFQHDTSPVTSAVFLIGAGSSIGINEAADVMNKLIFEGSSIRTRQQIFQEVETLGGHIRFWTDDATSIIQVRSPSENFTRCFSIVCETISHPLFNKEHISRVLKERLNAGNKGSDVKRQIKNDVRGLLFKNSPLADSAEFSDKLITHDYLNKYYNKYYSPSNIVVAVSGDIDGNGLLKMLSSCWKSNNKEERNLFGKINTGVISAKRKIVRRISSGTARVVFAFRAPGILEKGYFAVRLLNRITAEDFNSIINDALEEQGIKFSYLHSYYFRDYGFGYFVVEVETKVRNLDKVENVITEQINKIKTDGISDSYFIIGKRKVISRIVYRGQYSNFKANVLAYLAFTGSQDLSFSSYCDKFKKLDTAQVNSVAKSLFKEPVIIKYIHK; this is encoded by the coding sequence ATGAAGAGATTTTATGTCAAGATATTTACAATAATTTTTTTAGCACTGCTATCAATATCCTGCGGGAAAAATGAAAAGATTGAACGTATTAAATTAAAAAACGGGATGAGAGTTGTTTTCCAGCATGATACTTCTCCTGTTACTTCAGCTGTTTTCTTAATAGGCGCAGGGAGTTCAATAGGGATTAATGAAGCTGCTGATGTCATGAATAAACTGATTTTTGAGGGAAGTTCAATCAGAACCCGTCAGCAGATATTCCAGGAAGTAGAAACTCTCGGAGGGCATATAAGATTCTGGACAGATGATGCTACTTCCATAATTCAGGTCAGATCTCCATCAGAGAATTTTACAAGGTGTTTCTCAATTGTATGTGAAACAATATCTCATCCTCTTTTTAATAAGGAGCATATCAGCAGAGTCCTCAAAGAGAGGCTGAATGCGGGAAATAAGGGTAGTGATGTAAAGCGGCAGATAAAAAATGATGTAAGAGGACTTCTTTTTAAAAATTCGCCGCTTGCAGATTCGGCAGAGTTTTCGGATAAATTGATAACTCATGATTATTTAAATAAATATTATAATAAATATTATTCTCCATCTAATATTGTTGTGGCTGTAAGCGGTGATATTGACGGCAACGGCCTTTTAAAAATGCTTTCTTCCTGCTGGAAGTCCAATAATAAAGAAGAGAGAAATCTATTCGGGAAAATCAATACAGGGGTAATATCTGCAAAAAGGAAGATAGTCAGACGAATCTCTTCAGGCACTGCAAGAGTTGTATTTGCATTCAGGGCACCGGGGATTCTGGAGAAAGGCTATTTTGCCGTGCGCTTGTTAAACCGGATCACTGCAGAAGATTTCAACAGTATTATAAATGATGCTTTAGAAGAGCAAGGTATTAAATTTTCATATCTGCACTCGTATTATTTCAGAGATTATGGCTTCGGCTACTTTGTTGTGGAAGTTGAAACTAAAGTGCGTAATCTTGATAAAGTTGAAAATGTTATAACAGAACAGATAAATAAAATAAAAACTGACGGAATATCAGATAGCTATTTTATCATTGGGAAACGCAAAGTTATTTCCCGGATTGTGTACAGGGGACAGTACTCCAATTTTAAGGCTAATGTACTGGCATACCTTGCTTTCACAGGGAGTCAGGATTTATCATTTTCTTCATATTGCGATAAATTTAAAAAATTAGATACTGCTCAGGTAAACAGTGTTGCGAAGAGCCTTTTTAAAGAGCCGGTAATTATAAAATATATCCATAAATGA
- a CDS encoding DUF523 domain-containing protein, whose protein sequence is MKKECIIVSACLVGITCRYDGDTRTDKRVTALSEKFTLIPVCPEQLGGMETPRPASIIECGDGFDVIQGRAKVVSELGKDVTENFIKGAEEALKAAKMSDAVRIILKERSPSCGVHQIYRGTEVTEGCGVTCALLKREGFKVESNEDL, encoded by the coding sequence ATGAAAAAAGAATGCATAATTGTCAGCGCCTGTCTTGTGGGTATTACATGCCGTTATGACGGAGATACAAGAACAGATAAAAGAGTAACTGCACTGAGTGAAAAGTTTACTCTTATACCTGTATGCCCTGAACAATTGGGTGGTATGGAGACACCAAGGCCTGCTTCAATTATTGAGTGCGGTGATGGTTTTGATGTTATTCAGGGCAGAGCAAAAGTAGTATCTGAACTCGGCAAAGATGTAACTGAAAATTTTATAAAAGGTGCGGAGGAAGCTCTTAAGGCAGCAAAGATGTCTGATGCTGTGAGAATTATACTGAAAGAGAGAAGCCCCTCGTGCGGAGTACACCAGATTTACAGAGGTACAGAGGTTACAGAGGGATGCGGTGTTACGTGTGCGCTGTTAAAAAGAGAGGGATTTAAAGTAGAATCCAATGAGGATTTGTAG
- a CDS encoding GTPase domain-containing protein, producing MFINWALNELHLKIVYYGPGLSGKTANLHYIHQRIDPALKSDLMMLKTREDRTIFFDFIQLEVGRINGKKPKFNLYTVPGQVNYDLTRRICLNGVDGIVYVADSQKEMMQANLDTLIDLEKNLLAYNKTLETFPWVIQYNKRDLPSTAPVELMNSKLNFYNVPYFESIAVKGFGVFSTLKEIIKQVVSKVHQELKEEEKVHA from the coding sequence ATGTTTATTAACTGGGCATTAAACGAACTGCATCTTAAAATTGTCTACTATGGCCCCGGGCTTAGCGGTAAAACTGCCAATCTTCACTACATACACCAGCGTATTGACCCTGCGCTTAAAAGCGATCTTATGATGCTGAAAACACGTGAAGACCGAACAATCTTTTTTGATTTTATTCAGCTTGAAGTCGGCCGGATTAACGGAAAAAAACCGAAATTCAATCTCTACACGGTACCGGGACAGGTAAATTACGACCTTACAAGAAGAATCTGCCTTAACGGAGTTGACGGAATTGTCTATGTTGCAGATTCGCAGAAAGAGATGATGCAGGCAAATCTTGACACCCTTATTGATCTTGAAAAAAACCTTCTTGCCTATAACAAAACCCTTGAGACCTTTCCATGGGTAATTCAGTACAACAAAAGAGATCTGCCTTCAACAGCTCCTGTCGAACTTATGAATTCGAAGCTTAATTTTTACAATGTTCCCTATTTTGAAAGCATTGCAGTAAAAGGATTCGGAGTTTTTTCTACACTTAAAGAAATTATAAAACAGGTTGTCTCAAAAGTACATCAGGAACTGAAAGAAGAAGAAAAGGTACACGCATGA
- a CDS encoding roadblock/LC7 domain-containing protein: MDLIKHEKTNHLSEKSFLKISEHLSRFAEKLNISAVILVNSAGQIIAHHTTPIWKADTLSISVLSASTYSAANEMAKLISEESNFLMVLHEGSKQSILTSAVSRDYFLVVVFPKGTALGLVRLFAKKTAGNLKDIVIKSEQPARKEQADLGEHFQALLSKELDRAFGEF, encoded by the coding sequence TCATTTTTAAAGATTTCAGAACATCTTTCACGTTTTGCTGAGAAACTTAACATCTCAGCTGTAATACTTGTCAACAGTGCAGGGCAAATTATAGCGCATCACACAACACCAATATGGAAAGCTGATACTCTGTCAATTTCAGTACTTAGTGCAAGTACATATTCAGCCGCCAATGAGATGGCAAAACTTATTTCGGAAGAGAGTAACTTTCTGATGGTTTTACACGAAGGGTCAAAACAGAGCATTCTTACATCTGCTGTCAGCAGGGACTACTTTCTTGTTGTTGTATTTCCAAAAGGAACAGCTCTCGGCCTTGTACGGCTGTTTGCAAAAAAAACTGCAGGGAATCTGAAGGACATTGTTATTAAATCGGAACAGCCTGCAAGAAAAGAGCAGGCAGACCTTGGCGAACATTTTCAGGCTCTTTTAAGTAAAGAGTTAGACAGGGCATTCGGAGAATTTTAA